One Streptomyces sp. NBC_00102 DNA segment encodes these proteins:
- a CDS encoding helix-turn-helix transcriptional regulator, translating into MATPARSTTDNAKAHRLAELREFLMSRRARVTPALAGLPDGGARRRTPGLRREEVAVLAGVGVSWYQWLEQGRDITVSPQVLDSVARVLRLTSAERRHLYVLAGLNPPAPEVDPADADMCDGLRRLIDAWMPFPAHIMDRYWNVVLYNDAASLVLGLRPGIVQNCLISFFTDDVYRSRATTWEQIAPMVVAQFRAGCSENPEDEGFQAVVAEAKEASSEFAALWEQRDIAPGGQMRKELEHPTAGTLQVESTQLRVPARPDLAIVLHTPLPGTGTEERLKWLASPEGRRDAMYPVPG; encoded by the coding sequence GTGGCGACACCGGCCCGCTCGACGACGGACAACGCCAAGGCCCACCGGCTCGCCGAGCTGCGGGAGTTCCTGATGAGCCGCCGGGCCAGGGTCACCCCGGCCCTGGCCGGTCTCCCCGACGGCGGTGCGCGCCGCCGCACCCCGGGGCTGCGCCGGGAGGAGGTCGCCGTCCTCGCGGGCGTCGGGGTCTCCTGGTACCAGTGGCTGGAGCAGGGGCGCGACATCACCGTCTCCCCGCAGGTGCTGGACTCGGTGGCGCGCGTCCTGCGGCTCACCAGCGCCGAGCGCCGCCACCTGTACGTACTGGCCGGGCTCAACCCGCCCGCCCCGGAGGTCGATCCGGCCGACGCCGACATGTGCGACGGGCTGCGGCGGCTCATCGACGCGTGGATGCCGTTCCCGGCGCACATCATGGACCGGTACTGGAACGTCGTGCTCTACAACGACGCCGCCTCCCTCGTCCTCGGGCTGCGCCCCGGCATCGTGCAGAACTGCCTGATCTCCTTCTTCACCGACGACGTCTACCGCTCCCGCGCCACCACCTGGGAGCAGATCGCCCCGATGGTCGTCGCGCAGTTCCGCGCGGGCTGCTCGGAGAACCCGGAGGACGAGGGTTTCCAGGCCGTGGTCGCCGAGGCGAAGGAGGCCAGCTCCGAGTTCGCCGCGCTCTGGGAGCAGCGCGACATCGCGCCCGGCGGGCAGATGCGCAAGGAACTGGAGCATCCGACGGCCGGGACGCTCCAGGTGGAGTCCACCCAGCTGCGGGTGCCCGCCCGCCCGGACCTGGCGATCGTGCTGCACACCCCGCTGCCCGGCACCGGCACCGAGGAACGGCTCAAGTGGCTGGCGTCCCCGGAAGGGCGGCGCGACGCGATGTACCCGGTACCGGGATGA
- a CDS encoding MFS transporter — protein MAIESPPEATGIPGPAAPSLPDATRPARLSGRSRLILMVLCAAQFMVALDFSVLNVALPALGTDLGLSTSQLQWAITAFALPSGGFLLLFGRIGDLFGRRRLFLAGLVVFGAASLLATLAWNPAAFLAGRALQGLGAAAIVPTGMSLLTTTFKEGPERDRALGISGTLLSLGFTVGMVAGGVLTDTLGWRSTMGLLALASAGVLTLAPKALTESRTPHRPKLDVPGAVTVTGGLLALIYALSTAAQDGFGHTDVLLTLVLGVALLVTFAVVESRAAEPLVSLPMLRRRTVAFGNLGGLLTFALMSTVVFVLTLYLQDVLGLSAFATGLVFGVQGLLSAVAGTYAPRVIGRFGARRTLVGSLLGQGAFVALLLALGAHGGVLVATVGVSLASMCHLGAIVSYGLAVTSGVPDAEQGLATGLVTTTQQVGLTLGIPLLGVLATTQGELFTGVRTVMALDAALLLVGAAVVGVGLRRRG, from the coding sequence ATGGCGATCGAATCCCCTCCCGAGGCCACCGGCATCCCCGGTCCCGCTGCCCCCTCCCTTCCGGATGCAACCCGTCCGGCCCGGCTCTCCGGCCGGTCCCGGCTGATCCTCATGGTCCTGTGCGCCGCCCAGTTCATGGTGGCGCTCGACTTCTCCGTACTGAACGTGGCGCTGCCCGCACTCGGCACCGACCTCGGGCTGAGCACCTCCCAGCTCCAGTGGGCCATCACCGCGTTCGCCCTCCCCTCCGGCGGATTCCTGCTGCTCTTCGGGCGGATCGGCGACCTCTTCGGGCGGCGGCGGCTCTTCCTCGCCGGTCTGGTCGTGTTCGGGGCGGCCTCGCTGCTGGCCACGCTCGCCTGGAACCCGGCGGCCTTCCTCGCCGGACGCGCCCTCCAGGGGCTCGGCGCAGCCGCGATCGTGCCCACCGGGATGTCGCTGCTGACCACCACGTTCAAGGAGGGCCCGGAACGCGACCGGGCGCTGGGCATCAGCGGCACGCTGCTCTCCCTCGGCTTCACCGTGGGCATGGTGGCCGGCGGCGTACTCACCGACACGCTGGGCTGGCGCTCCACCATGGGCCTGCTGGCACTCGCCTCGGCGGGCGTCCTGACCCTCGCCCCGAAGGCGCTGACGGAGTCCCGTACCCCGCACCGGCCCAAGCTGGACGTACCGGGCGCGGTCACCGTCACGGGCGGACTGCTGGCCCTGATCTACGCACTGTCGACCGCCGCCCAGGACGGCTTCGGGCACACCGACGTCCTGCTCACGCTGGTCCTCGGAGTGGCACTGCTGGTGACGTTCGCGGTGGTGGAGTCGCGGGCCGCCGAGCCGCTGGTCTCCCTGCCGATGCTGCGCCGCCGGACCGTGGCGTTCGGCAACCTCGGCGGGCTGCTGACCTTCGCCCTGATGTCCACCGTGGTCTTCGTGCTGACGCTCTACCTCCAGGACGTCCTGGGTCTGTCGGCCTTCGCCACCGGGCTGGTCTTCGGGGTGCAGGGCCTGCTCTCGGCGGTGGCCGGTACGTACGCCCCCCGGGTCATCGGCCGCTTCGGCGCCCGCCGCACCCTGGTCGGCTCGCTCCTCGGCCAGGGCGCCTTCGTCGCCCTGCTGCTGGCCCTGGGCGCGCACGGCGGAGTGCTGGTCGCCACGGTCGGCGTCTCGCTGGCGAGCATGTGCCACCTGGGCGCCATCGTGAGCTACGGCCTCGCGGTGACCTCCGGCGTCCCGGACGCCGAACAGGGCCTGGCCACCGGCCTGGTCACCACGACCCAGCAGGTCGGCCTGACCCTCGGCATCCCGCTGCTGGGCGTGCTGGCCACCACCCAGGGCGAGCTGTTCACGGGGGTCCGTACCGTCATGGCGCTCGACGCGGCGCTGCTGCTGGTCGGCGCGGCGGTGGTGGGGGTGGGGCTGCGGCGGCGGGGGTGA
- a CDS encoding GNAT family N-acetyltransferase, with the protein MSDQVRLRDVEPVDLEEFLAQEHDPEAVRRSKFPPRERDAFMIHWRTKVLGDPANFVQAITVDGELAGNAVAWWAEDRRFIGYWLGRQYWGRGIGTRALGLFLERETARPLHADPFAGNTGSVRLLERLGFRRTGTVTYGENEHIMLVLDGGPGQAAS; encoded by the coding sequence ATGAGTGATCAGGTGCGTCTGCGAGACGTCGAACCGGTCGATCTGGAGGAGTTCCTCGCGCAGGAGCACGATCCCGAGGCGGTACGGCGGTCGAAGTTCCCGCCCCGGGAGCGGGACGCCTTCATGATCCACTGGAGGACGAAGGTCCTCGGGGACCCCGCCAACTTCGTGCAGGCCATCACGGTGGACGGAGAACTGGCGGGCAACGCGGTGGCCTGGTGGGCCGAGGACCGGCGCTTCATCGGGTATTGGCTCGGTCGGCAGTACTGGGGCCGGGGCATCGGCACGCGGGCGCTGGGCCTGTTCCTGGAGCGGGAAACCGCCCGCCCCCTGCACGCCGATCCTTTCGCCGGGAACACCGGCTCGGTGCGGCTGTTGGAGAGGCTGGGCTTCCGGCGTACGGGGACGGTGACGTACGGCGAGAACGAGCACATCATGCTGGTGCTGGACGGGGGCCCCGGGCAGGCCGCGTCGTAG
- a CDS encoding GNAT family N-acetyltransferase — MTVEIRHYTADRLPEIRQDLLDIHVEVRHNDFGLTGPFYEVARFDERLSSYASRPGWAATVGYEDGQPVGFAFGVPLGPDTRWWSAMTTPLPDGYTEENGTRTVALNEIVVRKPWRGRGIAWQIHEAWLAQRKEERVTLLVNPTAGNGAVLARYEAWGYRKVGDQQPFSDSPVFASMTRPVRQR; from the coding sequence GTGACCGTCGAGATCCGCCACTACACCGCAGACCGGCTCCCCGAGATCCGGCAGGACCTCCTGGACATCCATGTAGAGGTCCGGCACAACGACTTCGGACTCACTGGGCCCTTCTACGAGGTCGCGCGTTTCGACGAACGGCTCAGCAGCTACGCGTCACGGCCGGGCTGGGCCGCGACCGTCGGCTATGAAGACGGCCAGCCTGTCGGTTTCGCATTCGGTGTGCCGCTCGGCCCCGACACCCGCTGGTGGTCCGCGATGACCACACCACTGCCGGACGGATACACCGAAGAGAACGGCACACGTACCGTCGCCCTGAACGAAATCGTCGTTCGTAAGCCTTGGCGAGGGCGTGGCATTGCCTGGCAGATTCACGAGGCGTGGCTTGCTCAGCGCAAGGAGGAACGTGTCACTCTCCTCGTCAACCCGACGGCTGGGAACGGCGCTGTCCTTGCCAGGTACGAAGCCTGGGGTTACCGGAAGGTCGGCGACCAGCAGCCGTTCTCCGACTCCCCGGTATTTGCGTCCATGACCAGGCCCGTGCGCCAGCGTTAA
- a CDS encoding helix-turn-helix transcriptional regulator → MAPNLALATKMIELGYTQEQLAEEMNVALRQITGSTGNVSARTIWNLLHGRTRRPIGRTRVALEHVFDCSIKDLGFDQPSPTPSEESVLRRTFAGAAAGIAAAAVLPPTPGPRIGMADVDRLDAAFAGLVAADNSHGGTVSLETRAVAFAHHAMELQAVGSASQRVRQRLYYLAAAFTGTAMWAALDAYQPDRAEGHFERAMRLAGLSGNADIQLRLWGHAAVLSTQKKSPHDALAAAEAGRASSTCRRDPLARSLAAARLAAVQAEAGDARSARRSLDSAVDSFLRADKGELRPTWIAFYDQSELSGLSGLAMSRLGRHDEAEAHFHRTLSELRPTYARNRWFYSTHLALSQLHQGDVELACATATSVLQDPVSDSLTGRIERLLGTFTRELADRAPRAQATASWKEQYGSRKGPL, encoded by the coding sequence ATGGCACCCAACCTGGCGCTCGCGACGAAGATGATCGAACTCGGTTACACGCAGGAACAGTTGGCCGAGGAGATGAATGTCGCGTTGCGGCAGATCACGGGCAGCACCGGGAACGTGTCCGCTCGTACGATCTGGAACCTGCTCCACGGCCGTACTCGCCGACCGATCGGTCGCACCCGGGTCGCCTTGGAGCACGTCTTCGACTGCTCGATCAAGGACTTAGGGTTTGACCAGCCCAGCCCTACTCCATCGGAGGAAAGCGTGTTGCGACGCACCTTCGCCGGCGCGGCAGCGGGGATCGCCGCCGCAGCTGTTCTACCGCCCACACCGGGCCCCCGCATCGGCATGGCTGATGTGGACCGCCTCGATGCGGCGTTCGCGGGGCTGGTGGCCGCCGACAACTCTCACGGCGGCACCGTCAGCCTTGAGACCAGAGCTGTCGCTTTCGCTCACCACGCCATGGAGTTGCAAGCGGTCGGCTCTGCGAGTCAGCGCGTCCGCCAGCGGCTGTACTACCTCGCCGCAGCGTTCACCGGAACCGCCATGTGGGCAGCCCTCGACGCCTACCAGCCCGATCGGGCGGAGGGCCACTTCGAACGGGCCATGCGTCTGGCCGGCCTCTCGGGCAACGCGGACATCCAGCTGCGACTTTGGGGACACGCGGCGGTGCTCTCGACTCAGAAGAAGAGCCCACACGACGCTCTTGCCGCCGCGGAAGCCGGGCGGGCATCCTCCACGTGCAGGAGGGACCCGCTCGCCCGATCGCTTGCAGCCGCACGGCTCGCAGCAGTTCAGGCGGAAGCAGGTGACGCGCGTTCGGCGAGACGCAGTCTCGACAGTGCCGTCGACTCCTTCCTCCGAGCAGACAAGGGCGAGCTGCGGCCCACGTGGATTGCCTTCTACGATCAGTCCGAGTTGAGCGGCCTGTCGGGGCTCGCTATGTCCCGGCTCGGCCGCCACGACGAGGCCGAAGCCCACTTCCACCGAACCCTGAGTGAGTTGCGTCCCACCTATGCCAGAAACCGGTGGTTCTACTCCACCCACCTGGCGCTTTCCCAACTTCACCAGGGCGACGTGGAGCTGGCCTGCGCGACTGCCACCTCTGTACTGCAAGATCCTGTGAGTGATTCACTGACCGGGCGCATCGAGAGACTGTTGGGCACGTTCACCCGAGAGCTGGCCGACCGCGCCCCCCGCGCTCAGGCAACGGCATCCTGGAAAGAGCAGTACGGCAGCAGAAAGGGCCCCCTGTGA
- a CDS encoding ATP-binding protein, which translates to MPRDTWLVREQRHLVAERLAEWGVGSNSSADAVLIVSELLSNAMLYGQSNEIGVSVSSSQRETRIEVDDRTPGTWPARVCATDEDENGRGLLLVKALSKAWGIDRNGALVWCTVSTDGAQ; encoded by the coding sequence GTGCCTCGGGACACCTGGCTGGTTCGCGAGCAGCGTCACTTGGTCGCGGAGCGTCTGGCGGAGTGGGGTGTCGGCAGCAACAGTTCGGCCGACGCCGTCCTGATCGTGAGCGAGCTCCTGTCCAACGCGATGCTGTACGGGCAGTCGAACGAGATCGGCGTGTCCGTCTCGTCCTCGCAGCGGGAGACCCGCATCGAGGTGGACGACCGCACCCCGGGCACATGGCCTGCGCGAGTCTGCGCGACGGATGAGGACGAGAACGGGCGCGGACTCCTCCTCGTGAAGGCGCTGAGCAAGGCGTGGGGCATCGACCGAAACGGTGCGCTCGTCTGGTGCACCGTCTCCACGGACGGTGCCCAGTGA